From the genome of Deinococcus roseus, one region includes:
- a CDS encoding AMP-binding protein: MQSWFKDSRWHLTLGFKVKENLPQFMEAALRTLECYGQVKLKKLQGVARISREHQCPLDVPEQIRLVVWEQKWGAVVQVTIHHALMDGFSIVLMIRQFKMLLQGQSITPYPQMRKSAHPSPVLKQPQKQHLKLLKLPDGRRLRPIVAELFSEWLKEQFPRSHWAFGRLAHGRTGQERRSIGVFCKIETPAASPWVRSILNELPEFDFAVPGSSRILHPWLNPLSEIELQSTLRGDTLYLTFRVDTELLSRAEFEQKVETFRSELKSQQTPDPLQPSPEIQQLSLKAALQHHALHHPEVLALDTPDIKLSYAQLWKHLEDVPSSGTSFRKVGHVLQAVETLFSGEGYTFGSLPVPACPDPCCVVYTSGTTGPQKPIRLQLAAVERYLSALSAHVHIRTGERVLQAHAWTFDGHLENLFLALLHGATLVVPEATITDPRSWVNVDHASVPTALFHLWSRTSTFPSQLKTLIVGGEALQPSALQARPSELQLINTYGPAEATISVSIAEDHSLGIPVDPQHFQLVDAAGKPVSSGEVGEIQLSGPQLSPDVESPYLTGDLAFQQNGKFWFAGRKEGWVKVRGHRVFLQEIGEELCGVAGVQHAQAVQNRDRVQVFFFPADAAQNLHDFTREWRLPLSLIPLNSLPMTLHGKVDVQNLASHVLPKDAAQNNLETLLMQVAAEVLECPIGPEDDLFSLGADSLDAVQISATFGRKTGRSLPTDEMYRHRTLRRMLSALSEYPGTFQPAVSQSKTGTLQSQIAVTGANGFLGVHLLAALQAQEKEVLAVVRASSAESARIRLQNAAVKWQVHLDGEKLQVVSLQDFLAQDSLHPHLINAAGHTALNASQDALRAANVELVAHLAAKTLHLHQCSSLSVLDWHWQGTTPPLPSDVPAPQDPYSLSKWQAEQWLEQQTTPSSIYRITRCWGSAKGGPVPEDDLAVQMLKRHPEWVQHLDVLPVDVVARSIVQHLELPAGIVHLRSPITMQQQPNLDALNLPDHPSLNHQDYLKGMLDRLNLQKKATSI, encoded by the coding sequence ATGCAATCGTGGTTTAAAGATTCAAGGTGGCATTTAACGCTTGGTTTCAAAGTCAAAGAAAACCTTCCGCAGTTTATGGAAGCCGCCCTCAGGACCCTGGAGTGTTATGGTCAGGTCAAACTGAAGAAATTGCAGGGTGTGGCCCGCATTTCCCGGGAGCACCAGTGTCCTCTGGATGTCCCGGAGCAGATCCGTCTGGTGGTGTGGGAGCAAAAGTGGGGGGCAGTGGTGCAGGTGACCATCCACCACGCCCTGATGGACGGGTTTTCCATTGTGCTGATGATCAGGCAATTCAAAATGCTGTTGCAGGGCCAGTCCATCACGCCTTACCCCCAGATGCGCAAGAGCGCCCACCCTTCTCCGGTGCTGAAACAACCCCAGAAGCAACACCTGAAACTGCTGAAACTTCCAGATGGCCGCAGGTTGCGTCCCATTGTGGCCGAACTGTTTTCGGAATGGCTGAAAGAGCAGTTTCCCAGAAGCCACTGGGCGTTTGGCCGTCTGGCCCACGGGCGCACCGGCCAGGAGAGGCGCAGCATCGGGGTGTTCTGCAAGATCGAAACCCCTGCAGCGAGCCCCTGGGTGCGTTCCATCCTCAATGAACTTCCAGAGTTTGATTTTGCCGTTCCGGGCAGCAGCCGGATTTTGCATCCCTGGCTCAATCCCCTCTCTGAAATTGAATTGCAGAGCACCCTGCGGGGAGACACCCTGTACCTAACTTTTCGGGTGGACACCGAACTGCTGTCCAGGGCAGAGTTTGAACAGAAGGTGGAAACTTTTCGCAGCGAACTGAAAAGCCAGCAAACGCCAGACCCCCTTCAGCCCTCACCTGAAATCCAGCAGCTTTCCCTGAAGGCAGCCCTGCAGCACCATGCTCTTCACCATCCAGAGGTGCTGGCCCTGGACACACCAGACATCAAGCTCAGCTACGCACAGCTCTGGAAGCACCTGGAGGATGTGCCCTCCTCAGGAACTTCCTTCCGAAAAGTTGGCCACGTTCTGCAGGCTGTGGAAACCCTGTTTTCTGGGGAAGGCTACACCTTTGGCTCCCTCCCGGTGCCTGCCTGCCCCGATCCCTGCTGTGTGGTGTACACCTCTGGAACCACTGGCCCACAAAAGCCCATCCGACTGCAACTTGCTGCTGTAGAACGCTACCTGTCTGCCCTGAGTGCACACGTGCACATTCGGACGGGTGAACGGGTGCTGCAGGCCCATGCCTGGACGTTTGATGGGCATCTGGAAAACCTGTTTCTGGCCCTGCTGCATGGGGCCACCCTGGTGGTGCCAGAAGCCACCATCACAGATCCCAGAAGCTGGGTGAACGTGGACCATGCCAGCGTGCCCACTGCACTTTTTCACCTGTGGAGCCGCACTTCCACTTTTCCCAGTCAACTCAAAACCCTGATTGTGGGAGGGGAAGCCCTGCAGCCCTCTGCACTGCAAGCCAGACCCAGCGAACTGCAGCTCATCAACACCTATGGTCCTGCAGAAGCCACCATCAGCGTCAGCATTGCTGAGGACCACAGCCTGGGGATCCCTGTGGATCCGCAGCATTTTCAACTGGTGGATGCAGCCGGAAAACCTGTGTCCTCAGGAGAGGTGGGAGAAATCCAGCTTTCTGGTCCTCAGCTTTCTCCCGATGTGGAAAGCCCTTACCTGACTGGAGATCTGGCCTTCCAGCAGAACGGCAAGTTCTGGTTTGCAGGCCGCAAGGAAGGCTGGGTGAAAGTGCGGGGTCACCGGGTGTTCCTGCAGGAAATCGGCGAAGAACTGTGTGGTGTTGCTGGGGTCCAGCATGCCCAGGCCGTGCAAAACCGGGACCGGGTGCAGGTGTTCTTTTTTCCTGCCGATGCTGCACAAAACCTGCATGATTTCACACGGGAGTGGAGGCTTCCCCTGTCCCTCATTCCCCTGAACAGCCTGCCCATGACCCTGCACGGCAAGGTGGACGTGCAGAATCTTGCCAGTCACGTTTTGCCAAAAGACGCTGCACAGAACAATCTGGAGACCCTGCTGATGCAGGTGGCTGCTGAAGTGCTGGAATGCCCCATTGGACCAGAAGATGACCTGTTCTCTCTGGGTGCAGATTCTCTGGACGCGGTGCAGATCAGCGCAACTTTTGGACGAAAAACCGGAAGAAGCCTTCCCACAGATGAGATGTACAGGCACAGGACCCTGCGCAGGATGCTTTCGGCCCTGTCAGAATACCCCGGGACTTTTCAGCCTGCAGTGTCCCAGTCAAAAACGGGAACCCTGCAGTCTCAGATTGCGGTGACTGGTGCAAATGGGTTTCTGGGGGTGCATCTGCTGGCTGCATTGCAGGCCCAGGAAAAAGAGGTGCTGGCGGTGGTGCGGGCATCTTCTGCAGAAAGTGCCCGAATCCGTCTGCAAAACGCTGCTGTGAAATGGCAGGTGCACCTGGACGGGGAAAAACTGCAGGTGGTGTCATTGCAGGATTTTCTGGCCCAGGACAGCCTGCATCCTCATTTGATCAATGCTGCTGGTCATACCGCCCTGAATGCTTCCCAGGACGCCCTCAGGGCAGCCAATGTGGAGCTGGTTGCCCATCTGGCAGCAAAAACCCTGCACCTGCACCAGTGCTCCAGCCTGAGTGTGCTGGACTGGCATTGGCAGGGCACAACACCTCCTCTGCCCTCAGATGTCCCTGCTCCACAAGATCCTTACTCGCTGAGCAAGTGGCAGGCCGAGCAGTGGCTGGAACAGCAAACCACCCCTTCCAGCATTTACCGCATCACCCGCTGCTGGGGGTCTGCAAAGGGCGGCCCTGTGCCGGAAGACGATCTGGCCGTTCAAATGCTCAAACGCCATCCTGAATGGGTGCAGCACCTGGATGTGCTGCCTGTGGATGTGGTGGCCCGCAGCATCGTGCAGCATCTGGAACTGCCTGCAGGCATCGTGCACCTCAGAAGCCCCATCACCATGCAGCAGCAGCCCAACCTGGACGCCCTGAACCTGCCAGACCACCCGAGTTTGAACCATCAAGATTACCTGAAAGGCATGCTGGACAGGCTGAACCTGCAGAAGAAGGCAACTTCCATTTGA
- a CDS encoding HAD family hydrolase has protein sequence MAPLLIFDCDGVLVDSEILSNRAGVEQLSELGLQISLEEHIDKFVGRSAADVEKELTALLGRLLPENYSQLKIQRTAEIFEQELQAIAGIDQALQNLPGAKCVASGSHLTRIQQSLQLTGLTEFFQHIFSIDQVKHGKPAPDLFLLAAETLGYRPENCLVIEDSITGVQAAVAAGMPVLGFTGGGHCSKNHAQNLLDVGAKLVFHDMRLLPEMVPQR, from the coding sequence ATGGCTCCCTTACTGATTTTTGATTGCGATGGCGTGCTGGTGGACAGCGAAATCCTCTCCAACCGGGCAGGTGTGGAACAGCTGAGCGAACTGGGACTGCAGATCAGCCTGGAAGAGCACATCGACAAATTTGTGGGCCGCAGTGCAGCAGATGTGGAAAAAGAACTGACCGCCCTGCTGGGACGCCTCCTCCCTGAGAACTACTCCCAGCTGAAAATCCAGCGCACTGCAGAGATTTTTGAGCAGGAGCTGCAGGCCATTGCGGGCATTGATCAGGCCCTGCAGAACCTGCCCGGAGCAAAATGTGTGGCCTCAGGCAGTCACCTGACCCGCATCCAGCAGTCCCTGCAGCTCACGGGCCTGACCGAATTTTTCCAGCACATCTTCAGCATTGATCAGGTGAAGCACGGGAAACCCGCCCCAGATCTGTTCTTGCTGGCCGCAGAAACCCTGGGTTACCGCCCAGAAAACTGTCTGGTCATTGAAGACAGCATCACCGGAGTGCAGGCCGCAGTTGCTGCAGGGATGCCCGTGCTGGGCTTCACCGGAGGAGGACACTGCAGCAAAAACCACGCCCAGAACCTGCTGGACGTGGGTGCAAAGCTGGTGTTTCACGACATGCGGCTGTTGCCAGAAATGGTCCCCCAACGCTGA
- a CDS encoding response regulator transcription factor gives MARILLVEDEKDLSERIAERLKLQGHQVLQVFDGLQALQKFEGFAPDLLILDVMLPGLDGLSVCRRIRAFSFVPILMLTARTGELERVLGFEVGADDYVPKPFSLLELEARVRALLRRGKPMQEEPLDLGMLEYAGCTLDLASRQVRVQQQPIELTRREFDLLLYLVRHPGRVFSREWLIRQVWDEDYQGMDRTIDTHITRLRQKLAGSLLAEKIVSVRGLGYRLEAQS, from the coding sequence GTGGCCCGCATCCTGCTGGTGGAAGATGAAAAAGACCTCAGTGAACGCATTGCTGAACGCCTGAAACTGCAAGGACATCAGGTGCTGCAGGTCTTTGATGGCCTGCAGGCTTTGCAGAAATTCGAGGGGTTTGCCCCCGACCTGTTGATTCTGGATGTGATGCTGCCCGGTCTGGACGGCCTGAGCGTGTGTCGGCGCATCCGGGCTTTCAGTTTTGTGCCCATCCTGATGCTGACGGCCCGCACTGGAGAACTGGAACGGGTGCTGGGCTTCGAGGTGGGGGCAGACGATTATGTGCCCAAGCCTTTTTCCTTGCTGGAACTGGAGGCCCGGGTCAGGGCACTCCTCAGGAGGGGCAAACCCATGCAGGAGGAACCGCTGGATCTGGGAATGCTGGAATATGCTGGCTGCACGCTGGATCTGGCCTCCAGACAGGTGAGGGTGCAGCAGCAACCCATTGAACTCACCCGCAGGGAATTTGATTTGCTCTTGTATCTGGTGCGGCACCCTGGACGGGTGTTCAGCCGGGAATGGCTGATCCGGCAGGTGTGGGATGAGGACTACCAGGGCATGGACCGCACCATCGACACCCACATCACCCGGCTCAGGCAGAAACTTGCAGGCAGCCTGCTGGCAGAGAAGATTGTTTCGGTGAGGGGTCTGGGATACCGGCTGGAGGCGCAATCCTGA
- a CDS encoding sensor histidine kinase — MMQSHFWVLLLTVFTPLLLLLLLGSFYFQRSRVTVKVNLTALPSSLREAYVQLRPELEKEVQRLITALDRIPAPQRYELLDALGHSNLIQTVPLSDQDFDTLLWIADGKISWVSEGGAYPVGAVPAFWKKSLTGQASVLIEVGERSVVLFKTPGGYLGLSGLNTPAVQGWTRFWWFLLDLFRSTWGMLLLVVLGTLAFGGFMAHRQSRKIVKPLEELAGVLNAYGAGQFEQRLPEKGPLELRQLIRNVNGIGAQLSSSIHALKTAHQQTREVLERERRLMGNLSHDLRTPLSTLLVHVEALQQDPERLEFLPILQQEAHSIARMIEDVLALHQVQEEAKLDLTLLDPDVLLSAVVSSMKVPAWNAGIVLQSRLEARTSLLLDARKLERVLRNLITNAVRHTPEGGVVEVWSSRAGSEVRIGVTDTGEGILPEHLSHIFERFYRADASRTRNNAERQMGLGLAIAREITESMGGKISVESVPGEGTTFTLEFRV, encoded by the coding sequence ATGATGCAGTCGCACTTCTGGGTGCTGCTGCTCACGGTTTTTACACCACTGCTGCTGCTGTTGTTGCTGGGTTCTTTTTACTTTCAGCGGTCGCGCGTCACCGTGAAGGTCAACCTGACGGCCCTTCCCAGCAGCCTGAGGGAAGCCTATGTGCAACTGCGTCCAGAACTGGAAAAAGAAGTGCAAAGGCTCATCACTGCACTGGACCGGATTCCTGCCCCCCAGCGCTATGAACTGCTGGACGCTCTGGGCCACAGCAACCTGATCCAGACGGTGCCCCTCAGCGATCAGGATTTTGACACCCTCCTGTGGATTGCAGACGGCAAAATCAGCTGGGTGAGCGAAGGGGGGGCTTACCCGGTGGGGGCGGTGCCCGCCTTCTGGAAAAAAAGCCTGACCGGTCAGGCTTCCGTTTTGATTGAAGTGGGGGAACGCAGTGTGGTGCTGTTCAAAACACCAGGTGGGTACCTGGGGCTCAGTGGCCTCAACACCCCTGCAGTGCAGGGCTGGACCCGGTTCTGGTGGTTTCTGCTGGACCTGTTCAGAAGCACCTGGGGGATGCTCCTGCTGGTGGTGCTGGGCACCCTGGCTTTCGGAGGATTCATGGCCCACCGGCAATCCAGAAAGATTGTGAAACCTCTGGAGGAACTGGCAGGGGTTTTGAATGCTTATGGTGCTGGACAGTTTGAGCAGCGCCTGCCCGAAAAAGGTCCTCTGGAACTGCGGCAACTCATCCGCAACGTGAATGGCATTGGAGCGCAGCTTTCTTCATCCATTCATGCCCTGAAAACCGCCCACCAGCAGACCCGAGAGGTGCTGGAACGGGAACGTCGCCTGATGGGGAACCTCTCCCATGACCTCAGAACCCCCCTTTCTACCTTGCTGGTGCATGTGGAAGCCCTGCAACAGGACCCAGAGCGCCTGGAATTCCTGCCGATTCTGCAGCAGGAAGCCCACTCCATTGCCCGCATGATCGAGGATGTGCTGGCGTTGCATCAGGTGCAGGAGGAAGCAAAGCTGGACCTGACCCTCCTGGACCCTGATGTGCTGCTGTCCGCTGTGGTGTCCAGCATGAAGGTTCCGGCCTGGAATGCAGGCATTGTGCTGCAATCCCGTCTGGAAGCCCGCACTTCTTTGCTGCTGGACGCCCGGAAGCTGGAACGGGTGCTGCGCAACCTGATCACCAACGCTGTCAGGCACACGCCCGAAGGCGGTGTGGTGGAGGTCTGGAGCAGCAGGGCAGGATCAGAGGTGCGCATCGGGGTGACGGACACCGGAGAGGGCATCCTGCCCGAGCACCTCTCCCACATCTTCGAGCGTTTTTACCGTGCAGATGCCAGCCGAACCCGCAACAATGCAGAGCGTCAGATGGGCCTGGGTCTGGCCATTGCCCGCGAGATCACCGAAAGCATGGGAGGCAAGATTTCGGTGGAAAGTGTGCCAGGCGAGGGAACCACGTTCACGCTGGAGTTTCGGGTGTAG
- a CDS encoding ABC transporter permease subunit, protein MTAAIELKDITIELNGRDVLRNVDLSIESGEFIAIIGASGGGKSTLLRVIAGLLKPKQGSVKVCSQPAFVFQDYRLLPWRTVLKNVNLPREVQGKGMEPHEALKQVGMDQYHGLYPSELSGGMRARVAVARALAQDSEIILMDEPFAALDALVRERFNAELKRLHRKERRTILFVTHSIREAVYLADRVVVVKNGGVADIIDTKLEGRVSAYTSGIEAQLRELLGEGNSTLLSNTPPLKKMRVEGWLALLALTVFLLLWHLLSFTQNAFSLPSPVKVILELQVAWGELYSQMLLTLRTTLLGIVCGMVMGVTLGYPLGRFPMLERVFSPFLVASQSTPIIAVAPLLIIWLGFGTAPAIVAATLTAFYPVMIATMTGVREVENTYHEYFDTLNASFWQRLWLLEAPGALPVLLGGLKLTASLALIGAVVWEFVSNAPGLGAAINQARAYYNTPRMFAAIFLLTTLGAALYLLVTLLERAVLKYRRKAK, encoded by the coding sequence ATGACTGCTGCCATTGAGCTGAAAGACATCACCATCGAACTCAATGGACGGGATGTGCTGAGAAATGTGGACCTGAGCATTGAATCTGGCGAATTCATTGCCATCATCGGGGCATCAGGTGGGGGCAAGAGCACGTTGCTGAGGGTGATTGCGGGTTTACTGAAACCCAAACAGGGCAGCGTGAAGGTGTGCTCCCAGCCTGCTTTTGTGTTTCAGGATTACCGCCTTTTGCCCTGGCGCACGGTGCTGAAAAACGTGAATTTGCCCCGTGAAGTGCAGGGCAAAGGCATGGAGCCCCATGAGGCCCTCAAGCAGGTGGGGATGGACCAGTACCACGGCCTTTACCCTTCTGAGCTTTCTGGCGGCATGCGGGCCAGGGTGGCGGTGGCCCGTGCGCTTGCCCAGGACAGCGAGATCATCCTGATGGATGAGCCTTTTGCTGCACTGGACGCGCTGGTCCGGGAGCGGTTCAATGCAGAGCTGAAGCGACTGCACCGCAAGGAGCGGCGCACCATCCTGTTTGTGACCCACTCGATCCGCGAGGCGGTGTATCTGGCAGACCGGGTGGTGGTGGTGAAAAACGGTGGGGTTGCCGACATCATCGACACCAAGCTGGAAGGGCGGGTCAGTGCCTACACCTCTGGCATCGAGGCGCAGCTCCGGGAACTGCTGGGAGAGGGAAATTCCACGCTGCTCAGCAACACCCCGCCCCTCAAAAAAATGCGTGTTGAAGGCTGGCTGGCGTTGCTGGCCCTGACGGTATTTTTGCTGCTCTGGCACCTCCTGAGCTTCACCCAGAATGCTTTTTCGCTGCCCAGTCCGGTCAAGGTGATTCTCGAACTGCAGGTGGCCTGGGGGGAACTCTACAGCCAGATGCTGCTGACCCTCAGAACCACCTTGCTGGGCATTGTGTGTGGCATGGTGATGGGGGTGACCCTGGGATATCCACTGGGCCGCTTCCCCATGCTGGAAAGGGTTTTTTCGCCTTTTCTGGTGGCCAGCCAGAGCACACCCATCATTGCAGTTGCGCCCCTCCTGATCATCTGGCTGGGGTTTGGCACCGCTCCAGCCATTGTGGCCGCCACCCTGACGGCTTTCTATCCGGTGATGATTGCCACCATGACCGGGGTGCGGGAAGTGGAAAACACCTACCATGAATACTTTGACACTTTGAATGCCTCTTTCTGGCAGAGGTTGTGGCTTTTGGAAGCTCCGGGTGCCCTGCCCGTATTGCTGGGGGGCCTGAAACTCACGGCCAGCCTGGCTTTGATTGGTGCAGTGGTCTGGGAGTTTGTCAGCAATGCACCCGGACTGGGAGCCGCCATCAATCAGGCAAGGGCTTACTACAACACACCACGCATGTTTGCAGCGATTTTTTTGCTGACCACCCTGGGTGCAGCACTTTATTTGCTGGTCACACTGCTGGAACGGGCGGTTTTAAAATACCGCCGCAAGGCAAAATAG
- a CDS encoding DMT family transporter — protein MDPLSLTAILVTILFWASSFAGIKAGLDHFTPAHLTVYRFLVASGVLLIYAWISKIPFPEWKDVPRIFGVSLLGITIYHYALNFGEITVPAGVASLIIAAGPVFTALMATLWLGERLNVLGWLGIAVSISGVTLIVLGRGGDLNFTQGALLILLSAFVTSLYFVLQKPLLKKYPSRQFTVWSLVFGTVPMLISLPGLPQEIQAAPASANWAVIYIGIFPAALAYLTWTFALSRVPASITTSFLYVSPVLAILISYFWVHEVPSHITLIGGAIALVGVVLVNTLGKPRVGISRRQKAEG, from the coding sequence ATGGATCCTCTCAGCCTGACCGCCATTCTGGTGACCATTCTTTTCTGGGCTTCTTCTTTTGCTGGAATCAAGGCAGGTCTGGACCACTTCACCCCTGCCCACCTGACCGTTTACCGCTTTCTGGTGGCCAGTGGGGTGCTGCTCATTTATGCCTGGATCAGCAAAATTCCCTTTCCAGAATGGAAAGATGTGCCCCGCATTTTTGGGGTCTCGCTGCTGGGCATCACCATTTACCATTACGCCCTGAATTTCGGGGAGATCACGGTGCCTGCAGGGGTGGCCAGCCTGATCATTGCCGCAGGTCCGGTGTTCACGGCGCTGATGGCGACCCTGTGGCTGGGAGAGCGGCTGAATGTGCTGGGTTGGCTCGGAATTGCAGTCAGCATTTCGGGGGTCACTTTGATTGTGCTGGGGAGAGGCGGAGACCTGAATTTCACGCAGGGAGCTTTGCTGATCCTGCTTTCGGCTTTTGTGACCTCGCTGTATTTCGTGCTGCAGAAACCCCTGTTAAAAAAATACCCTTCCAGACAGTTCACAGTGTGGTCGCTGGTGTTCGGGACGGTGCCGATGCTCATCTCTCTGCCCGGTCTGCCCCAGGAAATTCAGGCCGCACCTGCCAGTGCCAACTGGGCCGTGATTTACATCGGGATCTTCCCTGCTGCCCTGGCTTACCTGACCTGGACTTTTGCGCTCAGCCGGGTGCCAGCCAGCATCACCACCAGCTTTCTGTACGTCTCTCCCGTGCTGGCCATTCTGATTTCTTATTTCTGGGTGCATGAGGTGCCAAGCCACATCACCCTGATTGGTGGGGCCATTGCGCTGGTGGGGGTGGTCCTTGTGAACACGCTGGGGAAACCGAGGGTTGGAATCAGCAGAAGGCAGAAAGCTGAAGGCTGA
- a CDS encoding ABC transporter substrate-binding protein gives MKRALLLTLLFTGVAAAKPLTIGLGYIPNVQFTPFYAADAMGYYKAEGFDVEFKHGFVSELMPLLLQGKLDAVVGDAEDAIFAQAQGAKVKYVLAMYQKLPVTIFSLAEKDITKVNDLKGKTLGIPGAFGASYIALQALLAKNKIKETDLQIAPIGFTQLEAVKAGRVDAALGFINNEPLILRQQNAKVNTLDLTSAYPMVGNGVIVSDKLLKDRATLQKILRATQKGLAYTVSNPQKAFEVGKKYFGSAGGDIGVLNASVNLMRSSYTSKTGLGYSDPSSWARAINVLKSLGKVPSAAKASDFYSNSYLTRGIK, from the coding sequence ATGAAACGTGCCCTGCTTTTAACATTGCTGTTCACAGGTGTGGCCGCGGCCAAACCCCTCACCATCGGTCTGGGTTACATCCCCAACGTGCAATTCACGCCTTTTTATGCTGCAGATGCCATGGGTTACTACAAAGCCGAGGGGTTTGATGTGGAGTTCAAACACGGCTTTGTCTCTGAACTGATGCCCCTCTTGCTGCAGGGCAAACTGGACGCCGTGGTTGGAGATGCCGAAGATGCCATCTTTGCCCAGGCCCAGGGGGCCAAAGTCAAATACGTGCTGGCCATGTACCAGAAACTGCCCGTCACCATCTTCAGCCTTGCCGAGAAAGACATCACCAAAGTGAATGACCTGAAAGGCAAAACCCTGGGGATTCCCGGCGCGTTCGGGGCCTCTTACATTGCCCTGCAGGCTTTGCTGGCCAAAAACAAAATCAAGGAAACCGACCTGCAGATTGCCCCCATCGGGTTCACGCAGCTTGAGGCGGTCAAAGCAGGCCGGGTGGATGCTGCCCTGGGCTTCATCAACAACGAACCCCTGATTTTGCGCCAGCAGAACGCCAAAGTGAACACCCTGGACCTCACCTCCGCTTACCCCATGGTGGGCAACGGGGTGATCGTCTCGGACAAACTGCTCAAAGACCGGGCCACCCTGCAGAAAATCCTCAGGGCCACCCAGAAAGGTCTGGCCTACACCGTTTCCAACCCCCAGAAAGCCTTTGAAGTGGGCAAGAAATACTTCGGCAGTGCAGGAGGCGACATCGGAGTGCTGAACGCCTCGGTGAACCTGATGCGCAGCAGTTACACCAGCAAGACCGGACTGGGCTACAGCGATCCCAGTTCCTGGGCCAGAGCCATCAACGTGCTGAAAAGCCTGGGGAAAGTGCCCTCTGCTGCCAAAGCCAGCGATTTTTACAGCAACTCTTACCTGACCAGAGGCATCAAATAA
- the ilvA gene encoding threonine ammonia-lyase, biosynthetic, with protein MNLEYVQRILGSRVYDVAKETALDHARSLSERLGNTVYFKREDTQPVHSFKLRGAYNKMASLTEEERARGVICASAGNHAQGVAFSAQKMGIRATIVMPATTPDIKVKAVRGYGAEVVLHGDSYSDAEVYAYQLQAEQGMTFVHPYDDPYVIAGQGTIGLEILQQCRAQKYTVFVPIGGGGLAAGIAVLLKSVNPDIKIVAVEPEDSDAMIRSVEAGERVTLSQVGIFVDGVAVKRVGEHTFNLVRQYVDEYVRVSTDEVCAAIKDIFDDTRAVQEPAGALATAGLTRYVQERGIQGETLVALTCGANINFNRLRHVAERANVGEQKEAIIAVTIPELPGAFKGFIQAMGKRNITEFNYRYAPSQEAHIFVGVQMEQPRDKQQILEDLRALDYAVTDLSQDELAVVHVRHMVGGRAPEAENERIYSFVFPERPGALSDFLDAMQATWNISLFHYRNHGSSHGRVLCGIQVPDEDLHAFQTFLDRLGYEYQSQENNPAYKLFLR; from the coding sequence ATGAATCTGGAGTACGTACAGAGAATCCTCGGGAGCCGCGTTTACGATGTTGCGAAAGAGACCGCGCTTGACCATGCCCGCAGTCTTTCGGAGCGGCTGGGGAACACCGTTTACTTCAAACGTGAAGACACCCAGCCTGTGCATTCTTTCAAGCTGAGGGGTGCCTACAACAAGATGGCTTCTCTGACCGAAGAAGAACGGGCCAGAGGGGTGATTTGTGCCTCTGCCGGAAACCATGCGCAGGGGGTGGCTTTCAGTGCCCAGAAAATGGGCATCCGGGCCACCATTGTGATGCCTGCCACGACTCCAGACATCAAGGTGAAGGCAGTGCGGGGTTACGGTGCAGAGGTGGTTTTGCATGGTGACAGCTACAGCGATGCTGAGGTTTACGCTTACCAGTTGCAAGCAGAGCAGGGCATGACTTTCGTGCATCCTTACGATGACCCTTACGTGATTGCAGGACAGGGAACCATCGGTCTGGAGATCTTGCAGCAGTGCCGTGCCCAGAAGTACACCGTGTTCGTGCCGATTGGGGGGGGCGGACTGGCTGCAGGCATTGCCGTTTTACTGAAAAGCGTCAACCCAGACATCAAAATTGTGGCTGTAGAGCCCGAGGATTCCGATGCCATGATCCGCAGTGTGGAAGCCGGGGAACGGGTCACCCTGTCCCAGGTGGGCATTTTCGTGGATGGGGTCGCTGTGAAGCGTGTGGGGGAACACACCTTCAACCTGGTGCGCCAGTATGTGGATGAGTACGTGCGGGTCTCCACCGACGAGGTGTGCGCGGCCATCAAGGACATCTTCGATGACACCCGTGCCGTGCAGGAACCTGCGGGTGCACTGGCCACAGCAGGACTCACCCGTTACGTGCAGGAAAGAGGCATTCAGGGAGAAACCCTGGTGGCCCTCACCTGCGGGGCAAACATCAACTTCAACCGTTTGCGCCATGTGGCAGAGCGGGCCAATGTCGGTGAGCAGAAAGAAGCCATCATTGCCGTGACCATCCCAGAGCTTCCGGGTGCGTTTAAGGGCTTCATTCAGGCGATGGGCAAACGCAACATCACCGAGTTCAATTACCGCTATGCCCCCAGCCAGGAAGCCCACATTTTTGTGGGCGTGCAGATGGAGCAGCCCAGAGACAAACAGCAGATTCTGGAAGACCTGCGGGCTCTGGATTATGCCGTTACAGACCTCAGCCAGGACGAACTGGCCGTGGTGCACGTGCGTCACATGGTGGGTGGCCGTGCCCCCGAAGCCGAGAACGAGCGCATTTACAGCTTTGTGTTCCCGGAGCGTCCCGGTGCCCTTTCGGACTTTCTGGACGCCATGCAGGCCACCTGGAACATCAGCCTGTTCCATTACCGCAACCACGGCAGCTCGCATGGTCGGGTGCTGTGCGGCATTCAGGTTCCAGATGAAGACCTCCACGCCTTCCAGACTTTTCTGGACCGCCTGGGCTATGAATACCAGAGCCAGGAGAACAACCCTGCCTACAAGCTGTTCCTCAGGTGA